From the Burkholderia mayonis genome, one window contains:
- a CDS encoding aspartate aminotransferase family protein, which translates to MRNIFISPRAAMPTDMNALTEPTTPDTPLRTDAAWLDAHWMPFTANRQFKQDPRIIVEGTGAYYTDADGRKIFDGLSGLWCCGLGHGRAEISDAVARQVARLDYSPAFQFGHPQSFALANRIKALTPAGLDYVFFTGSGSEAADTSLKMARAYWRAKGKGTKTRLIGREKGYHGVNFGGISVGGIGPNRKLFGQGIDADFLPHTQLPENTFSRGLPEHGAELADRLLDLIALHDASNIAAVIVEPFSGSAGVVVPPKGYLQRLREICTAHDILLIFDEVITGFGRAGAMTGAEAFGVVPDIMNVAKQVTNGAQPLGAVIAKQDIYDTFMAAGGLDYMLEFPHGYTYSAHPVACAAGVAALDLLEKEDAIGRVRELAPHFEAAVHGLKGVRHVADIRNCGLAAGLTIEHAPGEPARRPYEIAMHCWKNGFYVRYGGDTIQLAPPFIAERREIDSLISALNDALIATA; encoded by the coding sequence ATGCGCAACATCTTCATTTCTCCGCGCGCCGCGATGCCGACCGACATGAACGCTCTGACCGAACCGACGACCCCCGACACGCCCCTGCGCACCGACGCCGCGTGGCTCGACGCCCACTGGATGCCGTTTACCGCGAACCGCCAGTTCAAGCAGGATCCGCGGATCATCGTCGAAGGCACGGGCGCGTACTACACGGACGCCGACGGCCGCAAGATCTTCGACGGCCTGTCCGGCCTCTGGTGCTGCGGCCTCGGCCACGGCCGCGCCGAGATCTCGGACGCGGTCGCTCGCCAGGTCGCGCGGCTCGACTATTCGCCGGCGTTCCAGTTCGGCCATCCGCAATCTTTCGCGCTGGCCAACAGGATCAAGGCGCTGACGCCCGCCGGCCTCGACTACGTGTTCTTCACGGGCTCGGGCTCGGAAGCGGCCGACACGTCGCTGAAGATGGCGCGCGCGTACTGGCGCGCAAAGGGCAAGGGCACGAAGACGCGCCTGATCGGCCGCGAGAAGGGCTATCACGGCGTGAACTTCGGCGGCATCTCGGTCGGCGGGATCGGGCCGAACCGCAAGCTGTTCGGCCAGGGCATCGACGCCGATTTCCTGCCGCACACGCAACTGCCCGAGAACACGTTCTCGCGCGGGCTGCCCGAGCACGGCGCCGAACTGGCCGACCGGCTGCTCGACCTGATCGCGCTGCACGACGCGTCGAACATCGCCGCGGTGATCGTCGAGCCGTTCTCGGGCTCGGCGGGCGTCGTGGTGCCGCCGAAGGGCTATCTGCAGCGGCTGCGCGAGATCTGCACCGCGCACGACATCCTGCTGATCTTCGACGAAGTCATCACGGGCTTCGGCCGCGCGGGCGCAATGACGGGCGCGGAGGCGTTCGGCGTCGTGCCGGACATCATGAACGTCGCGAAGCAGGTGACGAACGGCGCGCAGCCGCTCGGCGCGGTGATCGCGAAGCAGGACATCTACGACACGTTCATGGCCGCGGGCGGCCTCGACTACATGCTCGAGTTCCCGCACGGCTATACGTACTCGGCGCATCCGGTCGCGTGCGCGGCGGGCGTCGCGGCGCTCGACCTGCTCGAGAAGGAAGACGCGATCGGCCGCGTGCGCGAACTCGCGCCGCATTTCGAGGCGGCCGTGCACGGCCTGAAGGGCGTGCGCCACGTCGCCGACATCCGCAACTGCGGGCTCGCCGCGGGCCTGACGATCGAGCACGCGCCGGGCGAACCCGCGCGCCGTCCGTACGAGATCGCGATGCATTGCTGGAAGAACGGCTTCTACGTGCGCTACGGCGGCGACACGATTCAGCTCGCGCCGCCGTTCATCGCCGAGAGGCGCGAGATCGACAGCCTGATCAGCGCGCTGAACGATGCGCTGATCGCGACGGCCTGA
- a CDS encoding CoA-acylating methylmalonate-semialdehyde dehydrogenase — MKHDSNVTPTLGHLIGGKRVDGGDRIQPVFDPATGASAKSVQLADKPTVEAAIAAAQAAYPAWRNTPPLKRARVMSRLRTLLEAHADELCALITAEHGKVLGDAMGELQRGIENVEYASYAPELLKGEHSKNVGPAIDSWSEFQALGVVAGVTPFNFPVMVPLWMWPMAVACGNTFVLKPSERTPSSTLRMAELALEAGLPPGVLNVVNGDKEAVDTILTDPRVKAVSFVGSTPIAEYIYTTGCAHGKRVQALGGAKNFAVVMPDADIGNAVNALMGAAYGSCGERCMAIPLVVAIGDETADKIVEGLTAEIAKMKVGPGTGDGVDMGPLVTQQHFEKVTGFVDAGVAAGASLVVDGRGVKIDGHDGGYYLGPCLFDHVKPGMPIYQHEIFGPVLGVVRVASLGDAMALVDAHEYGNGTCLFTRDGEAARFFSDNIQVGMVGINVPLPVPVAYHSFGGWKRSLFGDLHAYGPDAVRFYTKRKTITQRWPSAGVREGTVFSFPSSR; from the coding sequence ATGAAACACGACAGCAACGTCACCCCCACCCTCGGCCACCTGATCGGCGGCAAGCGCGTCGACGGCGGCGACCGCATCCAGCCGGTGTTCGACCCGGCGACGGGCGCGTCGGCGAAAAGCGTGCAGCTCGCCGACAAGCCGACCGTCGAAGCGGCGATCGCCGCCGCGCAGGCCGCGTATCCGGCGTGGCGCAACACGCCGCCGTTGAAGCGCGCGCGCGTGATGAGCCGCCTGAGGACGCTGCTCGAGGCGCACGCGGACGAGCTGTGCGCGCTGATCACGGCCGAGCACGGCAAAGTGCTCGGCGATGCGATGGGCGAGCTGCAGCGCGGAATCGAGAACGTCGAATACGCGAGCTACGCGCCCGAGCTGCTGAAGGGCGAGCACAGCAAGAACGTCGGTCCGGCGATCGATTCGTGGAGCGAGTTCCAGGCGCTCGGCGTCGTCGCGGGGGTCACGCCGTTCAACTTCCCGGTGATGGTGCCGCTGTGGATGTGGCCGATGGCGGTCGCATGCGGCAACACGTTCGTGCTGAAGCCTTCGGAGCGCACGCCGTCGTCGACGCTCAGGATGGCCGAGCTCGCGCTCGAAGCGGGCCTGCCGCCCGGCGTGCTGAACGTCGTCAACGGCGACAAGGAAGCGGTCGACACGATCCTGACCGATCCGCGCGTGAAGGCGGTGAGCTTCGTCGGCTCGACGCCGATCGCCGAGTACATCTACACGACGGGCTGCGCGCACGGCAAGCGCGTGCAGGCGCTGGGCGGCGCGAAGAACTTCGCGGTCGTGATGCCGGACGCCGACATCGGCAACGCGGTCAATGCGCTGATGGGCGCCGCGTACGGCTCGTGCGGCGAGCGCTGCATGGCGATTCCGCTTGTCGTCGCGATCGGCGACGAGACGGCGGACAAGATCGTCGAAGGCCTCACGGCCGAGATCGCGAAGATGAAGGTCGGCCCGGGCACGGGCGACGGCGTCGACATGGGCCCGCTCGTCACGCAGCAGCATTTCGAGAAGGTGACGGGTTTCGTCGACGCGGGCGTCGCCGCGGGCGCGTCGCTCGTCGTCGACGGGCGCGGCGTGAAGATCGACGGCCACGACGGCGGCTACTACCTCGGCCCGTGCCTGTTCGATCACGTGAAGCCCGGCATGCCGATCTATCAGCACGAGATTTTCGGGCCGGTGCTCGGCGTCGTGCGCGTCGCGTCGCTCGGCGACGCGATGGCGCTCGTCGATGCGCACGAGTACGGCAACGGCACGTGTCTCTTCACGCGCGACGGCGAAGCCGCGCGCTTCTTCAGCGACAACATCCAGGTCGGGATGGTCGGCATCAACGTGCCGCTGCCGGTGCCCGTCGCCTATCACTCGTTCGGCGGCTGGAAGCGGTCGCTGTTCGGCGATCTGCACGCATACGGCCCGGACGCGGTGCGCTTCTACACGAAGCGCAAGACGATCACGCAGCGCTGGCCGTCGGCCGGCGTGCGTGAGGGGACGGTGTTCAGCTTTCCGTCGAGCCGCTGA
- a CDS encoding helix-turn-helix transcriptional regulator yields the protein MHQAFGRALDHLGEPRFWRFLILFLNEIVPFDNALATALGRDGAPVVLDEYDTGGASGPSPVPLYLDGLYLLDPFLQAAHDGLADGCYRLEEIAPDLFRQSEYFLSYFRDAVGEDELQIIVRTRPDETLSLSLGAHTRFGTDAIGRLATCAPWLFAAIRQQRKLQGDAARGRADDDLAARVERALASFGAELLTEREMAIARLVLRGNSSKAIAERLAISPETVKVHRRHLYSKLGISSQPELFSLFLQALGHDVPR from the coding sequence ATGCATCAAGCGTTCGGACGCGCGCTCGATCACCTCGGCGAGCCGCGTTTCTGGCGCTTTCTGATCCTGTTTCTCAACGAGATCGTGCCGTTCGACAACGCGCTCGCGACCGCGCTCGGCCGCGACGGCGCGCCCGTCGTGCTCGACGAATACGACACGGGCGGCGCAAGCGGGCCGTCGCCCGTGCCGCTCTATCTCGACGGACTCTATCTGCTCGATCCGTTCCTGCAGGCCGCGCACGACGGCCTCGCGGACGGCTGCTATCGGCTCGAGGAAATCGCGCCCGACCTGTTCCGGCAAAGCGAGTATTTCCTCAGCTATTTCCGCGACGCGGTCGGCGAGGACGAGTTGCAGATCATCGTGCGCACGCGGCCCGACGAGACGCTGTCGCTGTCGCTCGGTGCGCACACGCGCTTCGGCACCGACGCGATCGGCCGGCTCGCCACGTGCGCGCCGTGGCTTTTCGCGGCGATCCGCCAGCAGCGCAAGCTGCAAGGCGACGCGGCGCGCGGACGCGCCGACGACGATCTCGCAGCGCGCGTCGAGCGCGCGCTCGCGAGCTTCGGCGCGGAGCTGCTGACCGAGCGCGAGATGGCGATCGCGCGGCTCGTGCTGCGCGGCAACTCGTCGAAGGCGATCGCCGAGCGGCTCGCGATCTCGCCCGAAACCGTCAAGGTGCATCGGCGGCACTTGTATTCGAAGCTCGGGATTTCGTCGCAGCCGGAGCTGTTCTCGCTGTTCCTGCAGGCGCTCGGGCACGACGTCCCGCGTTGA